From a single Pongo pygmaeus isolate AG05252 chromosome 12, NHGRI_mPonPyg2-v2.0_pri, whole genome shotgun sequence genomic region:
- the RDH14 gene encoding retinol dehydrogenase 14, whose product MAVATAAAVLAALGGALWLAARRFVGPRVQRLRRGGDPGLMHGKTVLITGANSGLGRATAAELLRLGARVIMGCRDRARAEEAAGQLRRELRQAAECGPEPGVSGVGELIVRELDLASLRSVRAFCQEMLQEEPRLDVLINNAGIFQCPYMKTEDGFEMQFGVNHLGHFLLTNLLLGLLKSSAPSRIVVVSSKLYKYGDINFDDLNSEQSYNKSFCYSRSKLANILFTRELARRLEGTNVTVNVLHPGIVRTNLGRHIHIPLLVKPLFNLVSWAFFKTPVEGAQTSIYLASSPEVEGVSGRYFGDCKEEELLPKAMDESVARKLWDISEVMVGLLK is encoded by the exons ATGGCAGTGGCCACTGCGGCGGCAGTACTGGCCGCTCTGGGCGGGGCGCTGTGGCTGGCGGCCCGCCGGTTCGTGGGGCCCAGGGTCCAGCGGCTGCGCAGAGGCGGGGACCCCGGCCTCATGCACGGGAAGACTGTGCTGATCACCGGGGCGAACAGCGGCCTGGGCCGCGCCACGGCCGCCGAGCTACTGCGCCTGGGGGCGCGGGTGATCATGGGCTGCCGGGACCGCGCCCGCGCTGAGGAGGCGGCGGGTCAGCTCCGCCGCGAGCTCCGCCAGGCCGCGGAGTGCGGCCCAGAGCCCGGCGTCAGCGGTGTGGGCGAGCTCATAGTCCGGGAGCTGGACCTCGCCTCGCTGCGCTCGGTGCGCGCCTTCTGCCAGGAAATGCTCCAG GAAGAGCCTAGGCTGGATGTCTTGATCAATAACGCAGGGATCTTCCAGTGCCCTTACATGAAGACTGAAGATGGGTTTGAGATGCAGTTTGGAGTGAACCATCTGGGGCACTTTCTACTCACCAATCTGCTCCTTGGACTCCTCAAAAGTTCAGCTCCCAGCAGGATTGTGGTAGTTTCTTCCAAACTTTATAAATACGGAGACATCAACTTTGATGACTTGAACAGTGAACAAAGCTATAATAAAAGCTTTTGTTATAGCCGGAGCAAACTGGCTAACATTCTTTTTACCAGGGAACTAGCCCGCCGCTTAGAAGGCACAAATGTTACCGTCAATGTGTTGCATCCTGGTATTGTACGGACAAATCTGGGGAGGCACATACACATTCCACTGTTGGTCAAACCACTCTTCAATTTGGTGTCATGGGCTTTTTTCAAAACTCCAGTAGAAGGTGCCCAGACTTCCATTTATTTGGCCTCTTCACCTGAGGTAGAAGGAGTGTCAGGAAGATACTTTGGGGATTGTAAAGAGGAAGAACTATTGCCCAAAGCTATGGATGAATCTGTTGCAAGAAAACTCTGGGATATCAGTGAAGTGATGGTTGGCCTGCTAAAATAG